The Hordeum vulgare subsp. vulgare chromosome 7H, MorexV3_pseudomolecules_assembly, whole genome shotgun sequence DNA window CCCCAATAGCAACACGACAGAGAAAGAGATACCCCCTAAAAGCCATTGTCCTCCACCCTCTTGTAGCCAGCCAGTTAGTGTTGTGGTCGAGCAGCTGCAGCTCTAGCTCTAGCTAGAGGTTAATTAATTTGTGCCCCAAAACTTCCACCTTGGAATGATAGGATGCAGATGCACAGCAGTGCAGGTGCATGCACATACCATCAGACATTGCAAAGCATGGATGTGCATCTCATCTCATCTGGAGTAAGCACACACGAACAGAAAGCTCCTGACGGGTTCAATCACGCCGCAAGAGAACAGAAAGCAGTCAAACCGGCGGAGAAACTAACTACTAGTAGCGGTGGCGCAGGTCTCGATGAGGTCGTCGACGCAGTCCATGGCGCGTCGCTCAGGTCACCGTGGCCAACATTTCGCACCTCGCTCCACCACGCTTGCAGCTCGCTGTCGGCCGCGATGGCGCGGTCCTCGTCGGCGTATTATATCGCGCAGTAGTCGGTGACCCATTTCTTGATCTCGGTCCAGATCTTCATCCTGTCCACCGCATACGGGTAGTCCTTTATcagcagctccagctcctcatgcTTGTTCGTGTCGCCTCTCGCCACGCCTCTGCGTACGTATAGATGCAGCAAGTATTTCAGATTCTAATAATGAAAAAGGCAGTGCATTGTAGGATTAACTTTGCCAGCATTTTAGTCGGTACGTCTTGATATGTTCGAGATCTACGCACCCCCCACCATAGGATCGATCCACGCCCGCCGGCGAGCGGAGCGCGGACCAGTAGCTACGACCTCCGAGAAATAACCATGTGTGGGGGTGCATGTCTCACCTTCGGAGATGGCGGTCTGGATCTCGGCGCACTTGAGGACGACGTTGTGGTCGTtgaggccctcctcctcctcaatgAGGTACTCGCTGGCGCCGTACTTGCCGCCGGAGGCGGAGGCCTCGCCTCCCTCGACGCGCGGCTCGGTGGTGACCTTGACCTTGGAGACGAGCACCCACTGCAGCACCGCGAAGGCGATGCCGACCGCCGCCGCCATCGGCACCACCACCATTGTGGAGGCTTCACGAGGGCAGTTCCGCAAGCATCCACCATCGATGTGAATTAGGGGGGTCTCTGGTGCGTTGGGGAGAGAGGAGATCGTGCgttgaaggaaagaaagaaagggaGGCGGGGGTGTAGAAGGAAAAACGCCAAGGTGAGAGCAGATGGGAGTTCGGGTTCAGtcgtggatggatggatggatgtgtgtCATGTCATCAATCCATggcacaaacatctccaccaatgAGAATAAAGCTTATGTAAATGTGtttatctttttttgtttctcttaTTTGTTTTTACCTATGTGAAGAATCTATCAAATATTAGTTACAAAAGTGAACCGCGACAATTTTAAAAAATAATCGACCTATTTTACGTACAAATGGACCAAATGATTCCCTCTTAAAAGCTCTTTGTCCACCTCTCGTCCATTTTTTGAGTGTAAAGCTTGaccaaatgatctcatattatgcacaagggtgcgtataagaatggaaaacaatgttgcaaaagaaagttttcttttttttggatggaaaattcattttccattttccaAGTGCTCAAAATGGTTGGGtccaaaaagctttgatccacctctcgtgaaaaacaaaattttcgttaaatcagctggaagcgggtcaaatttgaactgcagctgcctcaacgttttctctttatttttcccaaaaatcctttttaagtacacaagtatctacttaatcagagaaataccaaaaaatttccaagattcaatcactaggtaggaacggtcataccagccgttttgaccgcatttcgaAATGGccataaaaattcaaaaaaaatcaaaaaaatggaaaacctttgcattgtgtcattatatgtgacaaagttaccataaaaaataataaacttgtaatacgacaattattttttaaaagtgttcttagaaatgggctatcatgtgtgaagattcatggttttcaagccaaatgatcaatcttatggccacatccaTGACATAGTTTtctcaaatgatctaatattatatacaagggtgtgtattggaatggcaaacaacgtTGATTaaagaagttttcattttccttgtatgtaaaaaacattttcaatttttcaagtgttcaaaatgagtttttttatgaaggacctaccatatatttgtttcaaaattgtaccaaatcatttttataaaatactaggacaCGTTTAATTTACAAttaacaaaatggttgggtgttaaaagcttttatccacctctcgtgaaaaagacaaattttcatcgaatcagctggaagcgggtcaaatttgaactgcagatgcctcatagtttgctttatatttttcccaaaaataatttataggtacaaaagtatctatttaatcatagaaacatcaaaagttttccaagattcaaccactagctaggcacggtcatacccgccgttttgaccgcattttgaaatggccatgaaaaattcaaaaaaaatcaagaaaatggaaaaccttttacattgtgtcattatatgtgacaaatttaccagggaaaataataaact harbors:
- the LOC123409034 gene encoding uncharacterized protein LOC123409034, with the translated sequence SLPNAPETPLIHIDGGCLRNCPREASTMVVVPMAAAVGIAFAVLQWVLVSKVKVTTEPRVEGGEASASGGKYGASEYLIEEEEGLNDHNVVLKCAEIQTAISEGETCTPTHGYFSEVVATGPRSARRRAWIDPMNLKYLLHLYVRRGVARGDTNKHEELELLIKDYPYAVDRMKIWTEIKKWVTDYCAI